The genomic stretch AAGCCATGCAGCACCTGGAGCAAGTCGCACGTTCGATCACTTGATCGCGATGTCCACGCTTAAGACCCACTGCGAACTCGTCCGACTGCCGAATCTCTTTACGGCGGCCGCCGATATTCTCGCAGGCTACTACCTTGTCACCGGTGAGCTTCATGTATCCTGGACACTGCTGCTTCTCATCGCTGCATCCTGCTGCCTCTACGCCACCGGAATCGTGACCAACGATCTTCGCGACGTGGAATTGGATCGGCTGGAACGACCGAATCGGCCGTTACCATCGGGTCGTGTGTCGCCGACTCGAGCCCGTTGGATCGCACGTATGCTGGCAGTTGCGGGCGTGCTGACTGCCGCGCTTGCGTGGTCGCCGACTGAATTGCCCGCAGCATTGACCATTGAAAACCGGGCAGCCGCGTGTGCATTGGTGCTTCTCGCGTCAATACTCGCGTACAATTTTCTGCTGAAGCAGACTCCTCTCGGCCCAATCGCCATGGGCGTCTGCCGGGTGCTGAACCTCGGAATGGCCATGTCCATCGCACGGTTCTCCGATGAAGGCACTCGCAATGCCATGTTTGCGATTGCCGGCGCATTCGGACTCTATGTCACGGCGCTTACCTATTTCGGACGAGAAGAGACGGGCGCCGCCCCGCGGCGACATCTTGTCATCGGTCTCGGAGGAATGGTCACAGCGTTGGTTGTAATCGGGGCTCTCGCGATCGCCGAAGGCGACAGCTCCGGATTCAACACCGT from Phycisphaerae bacterium encodes the following:
- a CDS encoding UbiA family prenyltransferase — its product is MSTLKTHCELVRLPNLFTAAADILAGYYLVTGELHVSWTLLLLIAASCCLYATGIVTNDLRDVELDRLERPNRPLPSGRVSPTRARWIARMLAVAGVLTAALAWSPTELPAALTIENRAAACALVLLASILAYNFLLKQTPLGPIAMGVCRVLNLGMAMSIARFSDEGTRNAMFAIAGAFGLYVTALTYFGREETGAAPRRHLVIGLGGMVTALVVIGALAIAEGDSSGFNTVIWLATVIHIFRVGLRTIRRPTPNMVQYAMKTFILAIIAVDAVIAGTTAGTPAVLVTLALLVPAATIGRWVYST